The Corvus hawaiiensis isolate bCorHaw1 chromosome 2, bCorHaw1.pri.cur, whole genome shotgun sequence genome includes a window with the following:
- the CLDN14 gene encoding claudin-14 encodes MASWALELLGFSLSLLGLIGTLIATILPHWWRSAHVGTNIITAVAYVKGLWMECVWHSTGVYQCQAHRSQLALPADLRAARAMMVTSCLLSVLAAAIAVVGMKCTRCAEGSPAKASIAGSSGIGFIGAGLLCLVPVSWSTSDIVMDFYNPTLPAGMKYEIGQALYLGFVSSTLTMLGGALLGASCLGEEPPFPPHSGSGPGASKGNHAPSLTSASHSGYRLSDYV; translated from the coding sequence ATGGCGAGCTGGGCCTTGGAGCTGCTCGGCTTCTCCCTGAGCCTGCTGGGCCTAATTGGGACGTTAATTGCCACCATCCTGCCGCACTGGTGGCGCTCGGCACACGTGGGCACCAATATTATCACAGCTGTGGCCTACGTGAAGGGGCTGTGGATGGAGTGCGTGTGGCACAGCACCGGCGTCTACCAGTGCCAAGCGCACCGCTCCCAGCTGGCGCTGCCCGCCGACCTCCGCGCCGCCCGTGCCATGATGGTCACCTCCTGCCTGCTGTCCGTGCTGGCCGCTGCCATCGCCGTCGTCGGCATGAAGTGCACGCGCTGCGCCGAGGGCAGCCCCGCCAAGGCCTCCATCGCCGGCTCCAGCGGGATTGGCTTCATCGGGGCCGGGCTCCTCTGCCTGGTGCCGGTCTCATGGAGCACCAGCGACATCGTTATGGATTTCTACAACCCCACGCTGCCCGCTGGGATGAAGTATGAGATAGGGCAGGCTCTTTATCTTGGATTTGTCTCCTCAACCTTGACCATGCTGGgtggggctctgctgggagcgTCGTGCCTCGGCGAGGAGCCGCCTTTCCCGCCGCATTCCGGGAGCGGACCGGGCGCCTCCAAGGGAAACCACGCTCCTTCCCTGACATCTGCGTCCCACAGCGGCTACAGACTGAGTGACTACGTGTGA